tggccacCCAAAATAGCCAGAAAGCACAtctgtgctctctgcagatCCTGCCCTTCCCAAGGGAACATAATAAATGAGTCCTTACTTACATGAGTGAACTTGCCATAGTAGGGATAATACATGAGATCGAACGTCCCGTTTCCAGGGTAGAAGTCCACTGATCTGAGATCACTCTCATTGCCTTTCTGtgattgggaaaaaaataaagggacaTACATAGCACATGGGACACAAAATGCAGCTCCATTCACAGTAAGTGAGGGAGCTTTAATAccagcatctcttgcagatccaggtgggggctgcgctctgcctgcctgcttgtgagagccagctgctgctgcagcaagccaCCATAGCAGCGCTGTGAAGGCACAAGTGAGGGTTAGTGAATTTGCTGCCAGTGGATCCCTGTCTGTGCTTACTGCTTTACTGTTCTCTAAGGCTGCTGGAACCCTTTATCCACCCTATGGCTGTTGGCTTGCAGGGTGCTCCCCAGGACTGATTTTGCAGAGCTggtggggatggaggtgagcagctgctgcctctttcctcccagcttcagTCTCTAATTGCATGACAGCATCCAGCCGTGTGAGCCTGCCCTCAGGACtggtgaggctggcaggagctgacaGCACTTTAAGGGCATGAGCCAGGGGTGAGAAGCAAGGAAACCAGTGGCGTCTGCCACCCTCCGCAGGCTGAGCCTCATTTATGTTTGGCATCAGCAGCACTGGGGCCTATGAGTGCTTGGGGCTAAAACAAAAACAGACATTGGAAGAGTCCATCAGAAGGAGGCACCACCCTGCCCACCACGAATGAAAGCAGTACCAGCACTTTGCAGTCCACGCTCACGGGGACCCCAGCACCAGGACGGTAGCCTATGATCTGCAACAACAGAAGAATCCTTTATGAAATGCAGTGCCAAATACATGCTGCCTCCTTCCTCCAGGGCTTAAATCTTCATGCTGGCCATGTTGTTCCCAACAGGAGTTACATGCCCCTGGAAGCAGGGTCTGCCACCTCATGCAGTGCAATTTGTCTGTACCCAAACGTGGGATTGGTGCCCAAgagccaaggcagagcagagaaccCCAGAGAGCCCAAACCTCTTGGAATAACATAGCCACTTCCCACACAGTTTACACCCCCACCCCTTGTTTTTCCAGATTTCATACTAATTGAAGATTTCAAATAAAAACTATATATAAATTCCCATGATAAAGAGGCAGGGGTTTGGGATGTTGCCCTAAAGTTTGGTTCCTTCCATGCAGAGGCCTGGCACAAGATCCTCAGCCTCACCAAATCAAGCAAGTTTTGtagtgtttggtttgttgtgttttctaGAAAGTGTGAGCCAGCAGGTTTGGGGATTctagtttctttttttccctgggctTGAGAAGAGGATTTTCAGTCCCTACATGGTCTTTTTCACACTGGGATGCAAGAAAGGGAGGAGTAAGGTTGACTGGCTTTCTCTGTACCCGGTTCATCTTCAGCAGGATACAGGGCTGGCCTTTAGAGTAGCCGAAAGTGGAATCCTCAATGCCAGAGCAGTTCTGCAGCAGCGAGCGCTTGAACTGGCAGGCCTTCTTCTCCTCACTTTCACTGCCCTCTTGGATGAAGTACTGTCCCGAGGTGCACTCGATATTCTTCTCCTCTTGAACTTTGTCATCATAAGCTGGGGGGGACCATGAGACTTGTTAATGTCTCTTGAGAACTGCACAGACCCATGCTCTCAGAGTACATCTGCATATCAAGCAAGTTAGAAAATCCCTCCTGGAAAGGCAAGGATCCTTCCCACAGAAGCTCCCATGACCACCTTAGGGAGACTTGCTTTCTAGATAGGGAACATGAGATGCCAAGAGCTGATCTGTGCCCCAGGAGAAGACCCTTTGACTGTGTGCATGGATGCAAAAACCCTGCCAATGTGACTCCTGGAGTGCCTAAGAGCTTACCTTCTAGGAAGCGGTGCATGCTGTCCACATAGGGTTGCCATGTGCTAGGCTGAGAGACATTGAAGGCAATGGTGAACCCATTCAAGTGTGGCCTGATCATTACCCCTGAAGAAGGAAGCAGACCCTGTTAGAACAGACATGGGTAGACTGGCCACAGGCTTGAGACTGGTTCCCAGTTGCACTGTGACTGGGCTTGGGTCTGATCCCTCATCTCCATTTCAGACCCAGAGAATACCATGCACATAAAAGTATCTCTAAAAATATGGGACACCTGTAGAGTCCCAGCAACACTGCAGGGGAGAGATGAGCTTGGgactgcagaggctgaggggtcTCAGCCATGTAGCCAGATCCAGACAGGGAGCAGGGTGTGGAGGCCTTGTATTTCCCACCAACatgcaaacacagggaatatGCAGCTTCTGTCACAgggaaagatggttttgagcaTTACCTTGCCAGGGCTCCCCCAAATAATAATGCACAGAAAACACTCTTGGCTTGCATTTTATTTTGAAGATAGGGAGTGTAAAAGGACAGCAGCTGAAATGAATGGGCATCGCCTATAAAATGCCTAAACTTGAGACTATTTAGTCTAACAATTAGCAAAATTAGAACAACAATTAGTATAATTAGAATGAATGCTCCCCACGGGGCTGTTTAAGATGACCGATCCTCTGTAgtgcacctgcagcactgtcagTGCCCTGAGGCAAATGGTGCTACAGAGGCCTGGCTGAGCATACAGCTCCAGTGGGGCTGTACCTGAGGTCCCTGCCACCACATTTCAGTAGCACTTTGCTGGGCAAGCACAGGCAGAAGtgcctgaggccaggctggctgaggcacataCCTGGTGGGGATACACGGTCCCGGTACCTGGGTGTGTAGGGGCTCAGCGTGAGCAGCATCACGTAGAGGCAGAAAGCAAACATTCCCGCCAGGCACGTGTagaaaatgaagtaaaacaGAAAGATGAGGCCTGCAAAGAAGGCAGAGGGCATTTTGCTGTTAACGCAATCAGAGCATGTTCCCTGGGCTGTGTCCCACAGGGATGCACAGCCGTGCTCAGCACGGCATCCTCTGCAATG
This genomic window from Pogoniulus pusillus isolate bPogPus1 chromosome 19, bPogPus1.pri, whole genome shotgun sequence contains:
- the ATP1B4 gene encoding protein ATP1B4, which encodes MPLQLLRGCAYRRHNGLGKIPEWTCMALTQLGAAESCCSSNSSIEVQGGGVGGDPDLSITPSFQQHLGRPFPELKENKHEEKVQIPDRGENESTANMGSKTWADLAGEMKMFFWNPEERTCLGRTAKSWGLIFLFYFIFYTCLAGMFAFCLYVMLLTLSPYTPRYRDRVSPPGVMIRPHLNGFTIAFNVSQPSTWQPYVDSMHRFLEAYDDKVQEEKNIECTSGQYFIQEGSESEEKKACQFKRSLLQNCSGIEDSTFGYSKGQPCILLKMNRIIGYRPGAGVPVSVDCKVLKGNESDLRSVDFYPGNGTFDLMYYPYYGKFTHVNYTSPLVAMHFTEVRRNHLVPIQCRLNGKGIVNDLNSDRFLGRIIFTLSIGK